In Streptomyces capitiformicae, one genomic interval encodes:
- a CDS encoding YqjF family protein, with the protein MPPPEESRTAVVPVPPAPITVDAPVAIARPLLTQSWLDLTFLHWAVDPADVAGLLPAGTVPDTLGGVTYVGLVAFRMHKVGWLRLPGVPYLGSFPETNVRLYSVDRHGRRGVVFRSLDASRLLPVVVGRAGFRMPYVWSRMSIETEGLGDVEGATVGYTSRRRWPGPRGAGSRITVRVGERIDEPTELEHFLTARWGMHGAFFGRSMFLPNAHPRWPLHRAELIECEEDLVAAAGLPAPVGEPVSVLYSPGVPARFGRPARPAGIPTP; encoded by the coding sequence ATGCCGCCGCCCGAAGAGTCCCGGACCGCCGTGGTCCCCGTGCCTCCGGCCCCCATAACCGTCGACGCGCCGGTGGCGATAGCGCGTCCGTTGCTCACCCAGTCCTGGCTCGATCTGACGTTTCTGCACTGGGCGGTGGATCCGGCCGATGTGGCCGGGCTGCTCCCGGCGGGAACCGTTCCCGACACGCTGGGCGGGGTCACATACGTCGGGCTGGTCGCGTTTCGGATGCACAAGGTGGGGTGGCTACGGCTGCCGGGGGTGCCGTACCTCGGGTCGTTTCCCGAGACCAATGTCCGGCTCTACTCGGTGGACCGGCATGGGCGCCGTGGTGTCGTCTTCCGGTCGCTCGACGCCTCACGGTTGCTGCCGGTGGTCGTGGGGCGGGCCGGGTTTCGGATGCCGTATGTGTGGTCCCGGATGAGCATCGAGACCGAGGGCCTTGGGGACGTGGAAGGCGCCACCGTCGGTTACACCAGCCGCCGCAGGTGGCCCGGGCCGCGTGGGGCGGGTAGCCGTATCACCGTGCGGGTGGGCGAGCGCATCGACGAGCCGACCGAGCTGGAGCACTTCCTGACCGCGCGCTGGGGGATGCACGGGGCCTTCTTCGGGCGGTCGATGTTCCTGCCCAACGCCCATCCGCGCTGGCCGTTGCACCGGGCCGAACTCATCGAGTGCGAGGAGGATCTGGTGGCCGCGGCGGGGCTTCCCGCGCCGGTCGGGGAGCCGGTGAGCGTCCTGTACTCGCCCGGCGTTCCGGCGCGGTTCGGGCGACCGGCGCGACCGGCGGGCATCCCTACGCCCTGA
- a CDS encoding LysR family transcriptional regulator, translating into MDTRLLHTFTTLARTGSFTAAAAELHLAQSTVTVHIRTLERELGTRLFDRLPTGTLLTESGRRALDGAEEVLDAVARLRADGGPRDGREGGGDGVVRGRVRVGAPESLCATRLPGVVAALRADHPEVDVELYAAGTADCVEGLRSGRLDLALVLEGEEGLPFSDVVAEPVAGEALVLVCAPRHPLAARKRAVTWAELAAESFFLLEEGCSYSDALERRLLAVPDARPRLTRFGSVDAARACVAAGLGLTLLPLTTVAEQLREGRLARVRGPRFDDVPVRLARHRRRWTGPAAEAFARDLVRQGAAGGDGPSPESESDSDSESA; encoded by the coding sequence GTGGATACACGACTGCTGCACACCTTCACCACCCTCGCCCGCACCGGCAGCTTCACCGCCGCCGCTGCCGAGCTGCATCTCGCCCAGTCCACGGTCACCGTCCATATCCGCACGCTGGAGCGGGAGTTGGGCACCCGGCTCTTCGACCGGCTGCCCACGGGCACGCTGCTCACCGAGTCCGGGCGGCGGGCGCTGGACGGGGCGGAGGAGGTTCTCGACGCCGTGGCGCGGCTGAGGGCCGACGGCGGTCCGAGGGACGGCCGCGAGGGCGGCGGTGACGGTGTCGTACGGGGGCGGGTGCGGGTCGGTGCGCCCGAGTCGCTGTGTGCCACCCGGCTGCCCGGGGTCGTAGCGGCGCTGCGTGCCGACCATCCGGAGGTGGACGTCGAGCTGTACGCGGCCGGTACGGCGGACTGCGTCGAGGGGCTGCGGTCCGGGCGGCTGGATCTGGCGCTGGTGCTGGAGGGCGAGGAGGGCCTGCCCTTTTCCGATGTGGTGGCCGAGCCGGTCGCGGGCGAGGCGCTCGTCCTCGTCTGCGCTCCCCGTCATCCGCTCGCGGCGCGCAAGCGGGCGGTGACCTGGGCGGAGTTGGCCGCCGAGAGTTTCTTCCTGCTGGAGGAGGGCTGCTCCTACAGCGACGCGCTGGAGCGCAGGCTGCTCGCCGTGCCCGATGCCCGGCCTCGGCTGACCCGGTTCGGCAGCGTGGACGCGGCGCGGGCCTGTGTCGCCGCCGGGCTGGGGCTGACGTTGCTGCCGCTGACGACCGTGGCGGAGCAGCTGAGGGAGGGGCGGCTGGCGCGGGTGCGAGGGCCGCGCTTCGATGACGTACCCGTACGGCTGGCACGGCACCGGAGGCGGTGGACGGGGCCGGCGGCGGAGGCCTTCGCGCGGGACCTGGTGCGGCAGGGGGCGGCAGGGGGCGATGGCCCTTCGCCGGAGTCGGAGTCGGATTCGGATTCGGAGTCGGCCTGA
- a CDS encoding PhzF family phenazine biosynthesis isomerase yields MTTDNNNASAPLRYSSFTHDPAGGNPAGVVLDAAALDDAAMLAIAAEVGYSETAFVTAADESARRFRVRYFSPLAEVAFCGHATVALAVALAERLGPGDLLLDTPAGEIPVATTVDAADGTARATLTSVPTHSRPATAEELDSALKALRWSREDLDPALPPHVAFGGVHHLVLPAGSRTRLADLDYDFDALTEVMHRHGWTTVHLFRRESPTLFHARDPFPVGGVVEDPATGAAAAAFGGYLRTLGLITAPTTLTIHQGEDMGRPSLLRIDVSPDTPHTRVTGQAVPIT; encoded by the coding sequence ATGACGACCGACAACAACAACGCGAGCGCCCCGCTGCGCTACTCGTCCTTCACCCACGACCCGGCGGGCGGCAACCCGGCCGGGGTGGTGCTCGACGCCGCCGCGCTGGACGACGCGGCGATGCTGGCGATCGCGGCCGAGGTGGGGTACTCGGAGACGGCGTTCGTGACGGCCGCCGACGAGAGCGCGCGGCGCTTCCGGGTGCGTTACTTCAGTCCGCTCGCGGAGGTGGCGTTCTGCGGCCACGCGACGGTGGCCCTGGCCGTCGCCCTCGCCGAACGCCTCGGCCCCGGCGACCTCCTCCTCGACACTCCCGCGGGCGAGATCCCCGTGGCCACGACGGTCGACGCGGCCGACGGCACGGCCCGCGCGACCCTGACCAGCGTCCCGACCCACTCCCGCCCCGCCACGGCCGAGGAACTCGACTCGGCACTGAAGGCCCTGCGCTGGTCCCGCGAAGACCTCGACCCGGCGCTCCCGCCCCACGTGGCGTTCGGCGGCGTCCACCACCTGGTCCTCCCGGCCGGCTCCCGCACCCGCCTGGCCGACCTGGACTACGACTTCGACGCCCTCACCGAGGTGATGCACCGCCACGGCTGGACCACCGTCCACCTGTTCCGGCGCGAGTCCCCCACCCTCTTCCACGCCCGGGACCCCTTCCCCGTGGGCGGCGTCGTGGAGGACCCGGCCACCGGCGCCGCGGCGGCCGCCTTCGGCGGCTACCTCCGCACCCTGGGCCTGATAACCGCCCCCACCACCCTCACCATCCACCAGGGCGAGGACATGGGCCGCCCCAGCCTCCTACGGATCGACGTCTCCCCGGACACCCCCCACACCCGGGTAACGGGCCAGGCAGTCCCGATCACCTAG
- a CDS encoding RidA family protein: MTITLMNPSGLPEIGAYRQVSVATGSKLVFVAGQVSWDAEGTTVGKDDLAAQVERCYLNIATALTEAGASFTDVAKLTAYVVDWTPDKMPQLMEGIAGAAAKLGTTPVPPITLLGVAALDIPDHLVEVEAIAVID, translated from the coding sequence ATGACCATCACCCTGATGAACCCCAGCGGGCTGCCGGAGATCGGCGCGTACCGGCAGGTGTCGGTCGCGACCGGTTCGAAGCTCGTCTTCGTCGCCGGCCAGGTCTCCTGGGACGCCGAGGGCACCACGGTCGGCAAGGACGACCTCGCCGCCCAGGTCGAACGCTGCTACCTCAACATCGCCACCGCCCTCACCGAAGCCGGTGCCTCCTTCACCGACGTGGCCAAACTGACCGCCTACGTCGTCGACTGGACCCCCGACAAGATGCCCCAACTCATGGAAGGAATCGCCGGAGCCGCCGCGAAACTGGGCACCACCCCGGTCCCCCCGATCACCCTGCTGGGCGTCGCGGCACTGGACATCCCCGACCATCTGGTGGAGGTCGAGGCGATTGCAGTCATCGACTGA
- a CDS encoding winged helix-turn-helix transcriptional regulator codes for MTKQFTGTPEEVADLRRADSLAREIFSEVANKWALLIIETLGERTLRFSELRDQVEGISHKMLTQNLRMLERNGLVERTVHPTVPPRVEYTLTEPGRALRATVDGMCAWTQRYLGHIEASRRGFDD; via the coding sequence GTGACCAAGCAGTTCACGGGCACGCCCGAGGAAGTGGCGGATCTGCGGCGGGCGGACTCCCTGGCGCGCGAGATCTTCTCGGAGGTCGCCAACAAGTGGGCCCTCCTGATCATCGAGACCCTCGGCGAACGCACCTTGCGGTTCAGCGAGCTGCGCGACCAGGTCGAGGGCATCAGCCACAAGATGCTCACCCAGAACCTGCGCATGCTGGAGCGCAACGGCCTGGTCGAGCGCACGGTGCACCCCACCGTCCCGCCCCGGGTCGAGTACACCCTCACCGAGCCGGGGCGCGCCCTGCGGGCGACGGTCGACGGGATGTGCGCGTGGACCCAGCGGTACCTCGGCCACATCGAGGCCTCGCGTCGCGGCTTCGACGACTGA
- the argG gene encoding argininosuccinate synthase: protein MSKVLTSLPAGERVGIAFSGGLDTSVAVAWMRDKGAVPCTYTADIGQYDEPDIASVPGRAKTYGAEIARLVDCRAALVEEGLAALTCGAFHIRSGGRAYFNTTPLGRAVTGTLLVRAMLEDNVQIWGDGSTFKGNDIERFYRYGLLANPHLRIYKPWLDADFVTELGGRKEMSEWLVAHNLPYRDSTEKAYSTDANIWGATHEAKTLEHLDTGIETVEPIMGVRFWDPEVEILTEDVTIGFDQGRPVTINGKEFDSAVDLVMEANAIGGRHGLGMSDQIENRIIEAKSRGIYEAPGMALLHAAYERLVNAIHNEDTLAQYHVEGRRLGRLMYEGRWLDPQALMIRESLQRWVGAAITGEVTLRLRRGEDYSILDTTGPAFSYHPDKLSMERTEDAAFGPVDRIGQLTMRNLDIADSRAKLEQYAAMGLIGTSTPAIGAAQAAATGLIGTMPEGGAEAIASRGEVTGSDDDELLDRAAMEFGTD from the coding sequence ATGTCCAAGGTCCTCACCTCTCTTCCGGCCGGCGAGCGCGTCGGCATCGCCTTCTCGGGCGGGCTCGACACCTCGGTCGCGGTCGCGTGGATGCGCGACAAGGGCGCCGTCCCGTGCACCTACACCGCCGACATCGGCCAGTACGACGAGCCCGACATCGCCTCGGTGCCCGGCCGCGCGAAGACCTACGGTGCGGAGATCGCGCGCCTGGTCGACTGCCGGGCCGCGCTGGTCGAGGAGGGCCTCGCCGCGCTCACCTGCGGCGCGTTCCACATCCGCTCCGGCGGGCGGGCGTACTTCAACACGACGCCCCTCGGCCGTGCCGTCACCGGCACACTGCTCGTGCGGGCGATGCTGGAGGACAACGTCCAGATCTGGGGCGACGGCTCCACCTTCAAGGGCAACGACATCGAGCGGTTCTACCGCTACGGCCTGCTCGCCAACCCGCACCTGCGCATCTACAAGCCCTGGCTGGACGCGGACTTCGTCACCGAGCTCGGCGGCCGCAAGGAGATGTCCGAGTGGCTGGTCGCGCACAACCTCCCCTACCGGGACTCGACGGAGAAGGCGTACTCCACCGACGCCAACATCTGGGGCGCCACCCACGAGGCCAAGACCCTGGAGCACCTGGACACCGGCATCGAGACCGTCGAGCCCATCATGGGCGTACGGTTCTGGGACCCCGAGGTCGAGATCCTCACCGAGGACGTGACGATCGGCTTCGACCAGGGCCGCCCGGTCACCATCAACGGCAAGGAGTTCGACTCCGCCGTCGACCTGGTCATGGAGGCCAACGCCATCGGCGGCCGCCACGGCCTCGGCATGTCCGACCAGATCGAGAACCGCATCATCGAGGCCAAGAGCCGCGGCATCTACGAGGCGCCCGGCATGGCCCTCCTGCACGCCGCGTACGAGCGTCTCGTCAACGCCATCCACAACGAGGACACCCTCGCCCAGTACCACGTCGAGGGCCGTCGCCTCGGCCGGCTGATGTACGAGGGCCGCTGGCTGGACCCGCAGGCCCTGATGATCCGGGAGTCGCTGCAGCGGTGGGTCGGCGCGGCGATCACCGGTGAGGTGACCCTCCGTCTCCGGCGCGGCGAGGACTACTCGATCCTCGACACCACCGGCCCGGCGTTCAGCTACCACCCGGACAAGCTCTCCATGGAGCGCACCGAGGACGCCGCGTTCGGCCCGGTCGACCGGATCGGCCAGCTCACCATGCGCAACCTCGACATCGCCGACTCGCGCGCCAAGCTGGAGCAGTACGCCGCGATGGGCCTCATCGGCACCTCCACCCCCGCGATCGGCGCCGCCCAGGCCGCCGCGACCGGGCTCATCGGCACCATGCCGGAGGGCGGCGCCGAGGCCATCGCCTCCCGCGGCGAGGTCACCGGCTCCGACGACGACGAGCTGCTGGACCGCGCGGCGATGGAGTTCGGCACGGACTGA
- a CDS encoding lysyl oxidase family protein has product MALADEEPMTSQLTSTSTSQTAGETADAADSRRTRLKRPGLIALASLTVVAAVAGAAPGAGAAPAATPGKPQLKLIAASNSVTLDRYKGEGVYLQLGTYLSVDNAPLEFEAKRKSYKDPIVVKQILRDGKKTKTKTLPAGLVKNFSGLSGFLEISIKNGAGEEVLKQGGTFCPNNASARIRPDAPATSHYPQSCSTNPWTLGSVWGVEKGWASNTTQFDYDESVDLPAGEYTAQVGVAKKYRDLFGIPDDRPTIKVTVREQSGEGGVGLSAAKSSAHHGGHGGHAAQSAPAANHHYGPRGADAPVPPALPQALVDRGTANHLGDGPGHTDGSRIAPALKPAAKRPTGKAGAPAGVPKPDLRSLPAWGIAITDGEDGDAPGRDYLAFSANVWNAGPAPLVVDGFRKPGADLMDAYQYFYDAKGKQVGYAPTGTMEWDARNGHEHWHFTDFASYRLLSEDQTKEVRSGKEAFCLANTDAIDYTVKNANWHPENTDLSSACGYQDSISVREVLDVGSGDTYNQYRPGQSFDITDLPNGTYYIKVIANPENRLQETNHKNNIALRKVVLGGTPGARTVQVPPHDLIDAP; this is encoded by the coding sequence ATGGCACTCGCAGACGAGGAACCGATGACCAGCCAGTTGACCAGCACGTCGACCAGCCAGACCGCCGGCGAGACCGCCGACGCGGCGGACAGCCGCCGTACGCGCCTGAAGCGCCCGGGGCTCATCGCCCTGGCCTCGCTCACCGTCGTCGCCGCCGTGGCCGGGGCCGCTCCCGGCGCGGGGGCCGCCCCGGCGGCGACACCCGGCAAGCCGCAGCTCAAGCTGATAGCCGCGTCCAACTCCGTGACGCTCGACCGCTACAAGGGGGAGGGCGTCTACCTCCAGTTGGGGACGTACCTCTCGGTCGACAACGCGCCCCTGGAGTTCGAGGCGAAGCGGAAGTCGTACAAGGACCCGATCGTCGTCAAGCAGATCCTCCGTGACGGCAAGAAGACGAAGACGAAGACCCTGCCCGCGGGGCTGGTGAAGAACTTCTCCGGGCTGTCCGGATTCCTGGAGATCTCCATCAAGAACGGGGCCGGCGAGGAGGTCCTGAAGCAGGGGGGGACCTTCTGCCCGAACAACGCCTCCGCCCGGATCCGCCCGGACGCCCCGGCGACCTCCCACTACCCGCAGAGCTGCTCCACCAACCCGTGGACGCTGGGCTCGGTGTGGGGCGTGGAGAAGGGCTGGGCGTCCAACACCACCCAGTTCGACTACGACGAGTCGGTGGACCTGCCGGCCGGCGAGTACACGGCCCAGGTCGGGGTGGCAAAGAAGTACCGCGACCTGTTCGGCATCCCCGACGACCGGCCGACCATCAAGGTGACGGTACGGGAGCAGTCGGGGGAGGGCGGCGTGGGCCTGAGCGCCGCCAAGTCCTCCGCCCACCACGGCGGTCACGGCGGTCATGCCGCGCAGTCCGCCCCGGCCGCCAACCACCACTACGGCCCGCGCGGCGCCGACGCCCCCGTCCCGCCCGCCCTGCCCCAGGCCCTCGTGGACCGGGGCACGGCGAACCACCTCGGCGACGGCCCCGGTCACACCGACGGCTCGCGCATCGCGCCCGCGCTGAAGCCGGCAGCCAAGCGGCCCACCGGCAAGGCGGGCGCCCCGGCGGGCGTGCCCAAGCCGGACCTGCGGTCGCTGCCCGCCTGGGGCATCGCCATCACCGACGGCGAGGACGGCGACGCACCTGGCAGGGACTACCTCGCCTTCAGCGCGAACGTCTGGAACGCGGGCCCCGCGCCCCTCGTCGTGGACGGCTTCCGCAAGCCCGGCGCCGACCTGATGGACGCGTACCAGTACTTCTACGACGCCAAGGGCAAGCAGGTCGGCTACGCCCCCACCGGCACCATGGAGTGGGACGCGCGGAACGGCCACGAGCACTGGCACTTCACGGACTTCGCCAGCTACCGCCTGCTGAGCGAGGACCAGACGAAGGAGGTGCGCTCCGGCAAGGAGGCATTCTGCCTGGCCAACACCGACGCCATCGACTACACGGTGAAGAACGCCAACTGGCACCCGGAGAACACCGACCTGTCCAGCGCCTGCGGTTATCAGGACTCCATCTCCGTACGTGAGGTCCTCGACGTCGGCTCCGGCGACACGTACAACCAGTACCGTCCCGGCCAGTCCTTCGACATCACCGACCTGCCGAACGGCACGTACTACATCAAGGTCATCGCCAACCCCGAGAACCGTCTCCAGGAGACCAACCACAAGAACAACATCGCCCTCCGCAAGGTCGTCCTGGGCGGCACGCCCGGCGCCCGCACGGTCCAGGTCCCGCCGCACGACCTGATCGACGCGCCGTGA